The Williamsoniiplasma somnilux genome includes a window with the following:
- a CDS encoding ribosome assembly cofactor RimP gives MSKFISIKTKIIEMANEILQKNNLCVYDVLEIKNSEFESDVLQILVEDLNQPNKPLDFDILSTVTDHLSEMMDSFNELSDPYMLEIASAGIEKNIRNFEELKKALNQYINVVFKKPINGLQETNGTLVSIDGEEFTIEYFIKGQKKKSKITWKDISKIRYAVKF, from the coding sequence ATGAGTAAATTCATAAGTATCAAAACCAAAATTATTGAAATGGCAAATGAAATTTTACAAAAAAATAATTTATGTGTTTATGATGTTTTAGAAATTAAAAATTCTGAATTTGAAAGCGATGTTTTACAAATTTTAGTTGAAGATTTAAATCAACCAAATAAACCTTTAGATTTTGACATTTTATCAACAGTAACTGATCATTTATCAGAAATGATGGATTCATTTAATGAACTTAGCGATCCTTATATGTTAGAGATAGCATCTGCTGGAATAGAAAAAAATATTCGTAACTTTGAAGAATTAAAAAAAGCTTTAAACCAATACATTAATGTTGTTTTTAAAAAGCCTATTAATGGCCTACAAGAAACTAACGGAACCTTAGTTTCTATTGATGGTGAAGAATTTACAATTGAATACTTCATTAAAGGGCAAAAAAAGAAAAGTAAAATCACATGAAAAGATATATCTAAAATTAGATATGCAGTTAAATTTTAG
- the nusA gene encoding transcription termination factor NusA: MINGAELLEAISEIASEKKIDKEVIFNGIKEGFQKAHERFFDTEAKVQTVIDEQAGTIKMFQELVVTDQEVEDDWLEISLVDAQKEFGKSIEVGDTVKRELPFNDEFSRLAVYQVRQIIQQKIRGAERENVYAKFVAKTGEILSGKVTGMNEQGTSYLIDVEGTQASIWNQKIIPGEKFDINQFVSFYVEEVSKDAKFSQLSISRVAPNFLSKLVEEQVPEIADGIVEIKAVSREPGKRAKIAVYSHDQNVEPVGAVVGSNGSRIKAVTKELKGEQIDVIKYDTDFKQFLINAMAPVRVISVNIDEENNECDVIVPNEQLSLAIGKSGMAARLVVNLVKMRINIYSLENAKIDDLEILWNGNISESELNDPMFLENVSKRKAKKPFVPNQNRSVRRDNHFEIDNEALEKFQEEIRAKQAANAINVNDSDMLEIEEENDKEIVDLAEINANIEAFDELEEESQTEEDEEIIDEYDEYYEK, translated from the coding sequence ATGATTAACGGTGCAGAATTATTAGAAGCAATTAGTGAAATTGCTTCAGAGAAAAAAATCGATAAAGAAGTAATTTTTAATGGAATTAAAGAAGGTTTTCAAAAAGCTCATGAAAGATTTTTTGATACTGAAGCAAAGGTTCAAACAGTAATCGATGAACAAGCAGGAACAATTAAAATGTTCCAAGAATTAGTTGTAACAGATCAAGAAGTTGAAGATGATTGATTAGAAATATCTTTGGTTGATGCACAAAAAGAATTTGGTAAATCAATCGAAGTTGGAGATACAGTTAAAAGAGAACTACCTTTTAATGATGAATTTTCACGTTTAGCAGTTTACCAAGTACGTCAAATTATTCAACAAAAAATTAGAGGAGCAGAACGTGAAAATGTTTATGCTAAATTTGTTGCTAAAACTGGAGAGATTTTATCTGGAAAAGTAACGGGAATGAACGAACAAGGAACTTCTTATTTAATTGATGTTGAAGGAACACAAGCTTCGATTTGAAATCAAAAAATTATTCCAGGAGAAAAATTTGATATTAATCAATTTGTTTCTTTTTATGTTGAAGAAGTATCTAAAGATGCTAAATTTTCACAATTATCAATTTCAAGAGTTGCGCCTAATTTTTTAAGCAAATTAGTAGAAGAACAAGTTCCTGAAATCGCTGATGGAATTGTGGAAATTAAAGCTGTTTCTCGTGAACCTGGTAAACGTGCTAAAATTGCTGTTTATTCTCACGATCAAAATGTTGAACCGGTTGGAGCTGTTGTGGGAAGCAATGGTTCAAGAATTAAAGCAGTAACAAAAGAATTAAAAGGAGAACAAATCGATGTTATTAAATATGACACTGATTTTAAACAATTTTTAATTAATGCAATGGCTCCAGTTAGAGTTATTTCGGTTAACATTGACGAAGAAAATAATGAATGTGATGTAATTGTTCCTAATGAACAATTATCATTAGCAATTGGAAAATCAGGAATGGCTGCAAGATTAGTTGTTAATCTTGTAAAAATGAGAATTAATATTTATTCGCTTGAAAATGCTAAAATAGATGATTTAGAAATTTTATGAAACGGAAACATTTCAGAAAGCGAACTAAACGATCCAATGTTCTTGGAGAATGTTTCAAAACGTAAAGCTAAAAAACCATTTGTTCCTAATCAAAATCGTTCAGTTCGCCGAGACAATCATTTTGAAATCGACAATGAAGCATTAGAAAAATTTCAAGAAGAAATTAGAGCTAAACAAGCAGCTAATGCAATTAATGTTAATGACTCTGATATGCTTGAAATTGAAGAAGAAAATGACAAAGAAATTGTTGATTTGGCAGAAATCAATGCTAACATTGAAGCTTTTGATGAGTTAGAAGAAGAATCACAAACTGAAGAAGATGAAGAAATCATCGATGAATACGATGAATATTACGAAAAATAA
- the rnpM gene encoding RNase P modulator RnpM: MNTMNITKNKKTNFRKDISSNQMFIKNELIRIVKNKANEIFIDKTFKAAGHGVYIFPSINAFEIVKKRNLLSRSFKKNVSEEIYNSLLLEIKEHNKNG, encoded by the coding sequence ATGAATACGATGAATATTACGAAAAATAAAAAAACAAATTTTCGTAAGGATATTTCTTCTAACCAAATGTTTATTAAAAATGAATTAATTCGTATTGTTAAAAATAAAGCAAATGAAATTTTTATTGACAAAACTTTTAAAGCAGCAGGTCATGGGGTTTATATTTTCCCTTCTATTAATGCTTTTGAAATAGTCAAAAAACGCAATTTATTATCACGTTCATTTAAAAAAAATGTTAGTGAAGAAATTTACAATTCTTTATTACTAGAAATAAAAGAGCATAATAAAAATGGATAA
- a CDS encoding L7Ae/L30e/S12e/Gadd45 family ribosomal protein, producing the protein MDKKKLTNAIGLAFNSTKIISGEKLFDFIKSNKVSLVIVGSNMGPSQKKKITDKCKFYNIEYFDDLLTVEEIAQACGQKLKVAIGTEDINIIKLIKSAL; encoded by the coding sequence ATGGATAAGAAAAAATTAACTAATGCAATTGGTTTGGCCTTTAATAGCACAAAAATAATTAGTGGTGAAAAATTGTTTGATTTTATCAAATCGAACAAAGTTTCATTAGTGATTGTTGGCTCAAATATGGGACCAAGTCAAAAGAAAAAAATAACTGATAAATGCAAATTTTATAATATTGAATATTTTGATGACTTATTAACTGTTGAAGAAATTGCCCAAGCTTGTGGTCAAAAATTAAAAGTCGCAATTGGTACTGAAGATATCAATATAATTAAACTTATTAAATCTGCTTTATAA